One Brassica napus cultivar Da-Ae chromosome C2, Da-Ae, whole genome shotgun sequence DNA window includes the following coding sequences:
- the LOC106408039 gene encoding uncharacterized protein LOC106408039, producing the protein MRGIDINITCHEINVDPNFKPIKQKRRKLGPERAGAINDEVEKLLKVGSITEVRYPDWLANPIVVKKKNGKWRVCVDFTDLNKACPKDIFPLPHIDRLVEATAGNKLLSFMDTFSGMMAQLIKKLVNRMFSEKLGKTMEVYIDDMLVKSLEEWDHTTHLQECLERLNLHNMKLDPAKCRFVVALGELLGYLITFRGIEANPKQITALIEMASTRTKREVQRLTGTVAALNRFISRSTDKCLPFYDTLKGNKKFEWTEDCEKAFQKLKRYLATPPVLAKPVEGEPLFLYIAVSVTSMSGVLIREERSEQKPFFYVRKILLEAETRYPMMEKLTLAVVMSERKLRSYFQSQTVVVLTLFPLRTMLHSPSQYGRLPKWAIELSEYDIEYREKPCAKSQVLADFLVELPTGCATNQEPNSSWTLHVDGSSSKQGSGIGVRLTSPMGVSLEQSFRLIFHASNNEAEYEALIAGLRLAHGLKIRNIHAYSDSQLVASQYSGEYETRDERMDAYLKLVHNLDQSFYQFALTRIPRAENAHADALATLASSLDPGLSRVIPVEFIEHPSIGPPVIINLIDSPDGDPDKVDVQAIKDLEQSEYGFEKPWTKTILAYITDGKLPAEKWAARKIKTQSARYVLVEGELYKWRFFGPLMTCIKGKEARRIMEEVHIGSCRNHSGGRSLAIKIKSHIHYWPTMIKDCENFAQICEKCQRHAPTIHQPAEVEADSYASIKDAQVESFMWRNITCRHGVPYEIITDNGSKFISTRFEAFCEKWMIRLTKSTPRYLQCNGQAETINKTILDGLKK; encoded by the exons ATGCGAGGGATCGATATAAACATCACATGTCACGAGATCAACGTCGACCCGAATTTCAAACCTATCAAGCAAAAGAGACGAAAGCTGGGACCCGAGCGCGCTGGTGCGATCAACGACGAAGTCGAAAAACTTCTCAAAGTCGGATCCATAACGGAAGTTAGGTATCCTGACTGGCTCGCTAACCCGATCGTtgtgaaaaagaaaaacggaaagTGGCGAGTATGCGTCGATTTCACGGACCTCAAtaaggcatgtccaaaggatatcTTCCCACTGCCACACATCGATCGCTTGGTCGAAGCAACGGCAGGGAACAAACTCTTATCTTTCATGGACACGTTCTCCGG AATGATGGCGCAACTTATCAAGAAACTCGTCAACCGTATGTTCTCCGAAAAACTCGGAAAGACAATGGAGGTGTACATTGATGACATGCTCGTGAAATCCCTCGAAGAGTGGGATCATACCACTCACCTCCAAGAGTGCCTCGAAAGGCTAAACCTGCACAATATGAAACTTGACCCCGCTAAGTGTCGGTTTGTAGTAGCATTGGGAGAATTACTGGGGTACCTCATCACCTTCCGTGGAATTGAGGCCAACCCTAAACAGATAACCGCGCTAATAGAAATGGCTTCCACGAGAACGAAGCGAGAGGTACAGAGATTAACCGGGACAGTCGCAGCGCTCAACCGCTTTATCTCGCGATCAACGGATAAGTGTTTACCTTTCTACGACACATTGAAGGGAAATAAGAAATTCGAGTGGACCGAAGACTGCGAAAAAGCTTTCCAAAAGCTGAAACGCTACTTGGCCACTCCCCCGGTGCTTGCAAAACCCGTAGAAGGAGAACCACTCTTCCTGTACATCGCAGTATCAGTCACGTCTATGAGCGGCGTCCTCATCCGAGAAGAACGTAGCGAGCAAAAGCCCTTCTTTTACGTAAGAAAAATTTTGCTCGAAGCAGAAACACGTTATCCGATGATGGAAAAACTCACGCTTGCAGTTGTAATGTCAGAACGAAAGCTAAGATCGTATTTCCAGTCCCAAACAGTCGTAGTACTCACATTATTCCCACTGCGGACAATGCTGCATAGCCCCAGTCAATATGGAAGGTTACCAAAATGGGCAATCGAGCTGAGCGAGTACGACATCGAGTACCGAGAAAAACCTTGCGCGAAATCGCAAGTACTCGCCGACTTCTTAGTAGAACTCCCTACAGGGTGCGCGACTAACCAGGAGCCCAATTCGTCCTGGaccctccacgtcgacggatcctcttCCAAACAAGGCTCCGGAATCGGGGTCAGACTCACGTCGCCAATGGGGGTATCACTGGAACAATCATTCCGACTGATTTTCCACGCTTCGAACAACGAAGCCGAGTATGAAGCTCTAATCGCGGGTTTACGATTGGCTCACGGCCTAAAAATACGTAACATTCACGCCTACAGCGATTCCCAGCTAGTTGCAAGTCAATACAGCGGGGAATATGAAACAAGGGACGAGAGAATGGATGCTTACTTAAAACTCGTTCATAACTTGGATCAAAGTTTCTATCAATTTGCTCTAACTCGGATTCCTCGTGCCGAAAATGCACATGCTGACGCCCTAGCCACCTTGGCATCTAGTTTGGATCCAGGTCTGAGCAGAGTGATTCCCGTAGAATTCATAGAGCACCCTAGCATCGGGCCACCCGTCATAATAAACTTAATCGATTCACCCGACGGCGATCCAGACAAAGTCGATGTCCAGGCAATAAAGGATCTAGAACAGTCCGAGTATGGATTCGAAAAACCTTGGACAAAAACAATCCTCGCATACATCACCGACGGGAAACTCCCAGCGGAAAAATGGGCGGCCCGAAAGATTAAGACCCAATCCGCGCGATACGTCTTGGTGGAAGGAGAACTCTACAAGTGGAGATTTTTTGGACCACTCATGACCTGCATAAAAGGAAAGGAAGCACGAAGGATAATGGAAGAAGTCCACATTGGATCATGCAGAAACCATTCGGGCGGAAGATCCCTCgcaatcaaaatcaaaagcCACATACACTATTGGCCGACGATGATCAAAGATTGCGAGAACTTCGCGCAaatatgcgaaaaatgccagaggcatgcTCCCACTATCCATCAACCAGCAGAG gTCGAAGCCGATTCCTACGCAAGCATCAAAGACGCCCAAGTCGAAAGTTTCATGTGGAGAAACATCACCTGCAGGCATGGTGTCCCATACGAAATCATAACAGACAACGGATCCAAATTTATTTCGACCAGATTCGAGGCCTTCTGTGAAAAATGGATGATACGACTGACCAAATCGACTCCTAGATACCTACAATGCAACGGCCAAGCCGAAACGATTAACAAGACCATCCTCGATGGGCTTAAGAAATGA